In Tepidimicrobium xylanilyticum, the DNA window CAATCCAATAGCAAATTCAAAGTTTAATGAGCTGCCATATTATATTAAAAGGGAAGAGATAAATAAGATTGAAGAAGCAAAGAAAGAAGAAACTAGGATAAGAAGACTAGAAAAATTAATACAGAAGTTAACTGAAAAGGAGTAAAGAATAAATATCCTATTTTTAGATTTACCATTTATTAAATGAATTTCCATTGAGGTTTAGGCTTGAATAATTCCCTAATTCAAGTCTGGCTTTTGGCTAAAGAGTATAGGAAAATCATGCAAAGGGAGGGAAAGATTTCAACATAAAAATTAGAATATATAAAACTGTTTATTAAAAAAGTTAATGATTAGCACAATTCATTCTAAAGGAAACTGAGAAATTAGAGTCATGGAAAAAAACTTTTAAGCAAGAAAGGGATAGCATTATGCTTTGAGAGGTGATTTTATTGGCATATGAGGTTAGAAGAGCTGTAAAAGATGATGCTAAAGCACTAGCAAATATTATTGTTGAAAGTTGGAGGTCAGCTTATAGTAAAATTATACCAGAAGATGAAATAATTAGATTTTTAGATAAAGATAGAAGGCAAAAGCAATTTGAGAAGTTTATAGAGGATGGAGAAATTGTTTTGATTGGAATTCATGATGGCGTACCTTGCGGTTTAGTATTTGCTAATAAAGGTAATGATGAGCAATTAGAAGATTGTGGCTCTATTTATTCAATGTATCTTCTGAAAGAATATTGGGGAAAAGGATTAGCTACCCAATTAATGGATTCAGTTATAAAAATATTAAAAGATGAAGGATGTAAGCAGGTTTCATTATGGGTTTATGAGGCAAACGTAAGGGCAAGAAGGTTTTATGAAAAATGTGGTTTTGGATTTGATGGCACTAAAAAATATAGCCATTTTTCTAATAAACCTGTTGAACTACGATATAAAAGACAAATATAGTAGGTAATCCAAATTGAAAAATTGTGATTCCTTTTATGATGAAAATGGAGAGCTTTTATAGAAGGATAGGCTTGAATTAGGTGATTCAAGCTTGATTTTGAGCTAGAAAGGGAAACCAATTGCAAAGCTGCAATTTTGAAATAGAAAAACAGTATGAGAAAAATCGGTATTTTATGAAAGGGTGAAAGCATGAATTTAACTACAATTAGCATTAGAACATCAGTTTCTATGATAGTTATATATCTTATAGTATGTGGGATCATTCCTACTGTATTAGATAGGATGGTGTGGAGAACATTAAGAGATGATATTTCTTCTTGGATTAACCTTTTAACATTGATTGTTATTAATACAATGTTTTTACTTGCATTAATAAGAAGGTATAAGTTAAAAGTCAATTATTTTAGTAATATAACATTAAAGGGGATATTATTAGCCTTTGCCTGTTCAGTTTTATTTTATTTTTTACTTGATAAATTTTTAGATCCTTTTTTTGATAGTATATTTACTAGAAGCGCTGCTGAATATAGTAAGGCCATTCATCAGCTACAGCAATATCCAGTGGTAAGTTTTATACGTGTATGCTTGCTTGCTCCAGTAGTTGAAGAGATTTTAATAAGAGGCATAATATTAAATTCTTTATTAAATAAATATGATATAGCTCTTTCGCTTTTCATATCAACTCTCTTATTTGCTATACTTCATTTTAACTTCCTTCAAACGATATCAGCTATAATCTGTGGCATAATATTAGGATTGTTATATATTAGTACTGGATCATTGTTTAATTGCATTTTAGCTCATTCTTTATATAATGCTATTTCATATTTTGCTAATATTTCGGTTCAAAATTTTCATAGTACATAGAATCTATAGATATAGATCTAAATGCGATAGTTGTGCTCATTTGCCATGATAATTATTAAATGCAATTCTATAAAAGATAGAAGTCTTAACTTGAATGAAGGGTTTTATTGTAAAATCATAGGTAGGATGATATTTAAGCCTAAAATATTTAAGAAGAAATTTTAGGCATTTTTAAATAAATAATTCAGAAAGGAAGTGGTTGGCATGATGAAAGCAACAGCTAAATGTGTAAAGAGGGTGCACGCTCTATAAACCCTCTAAATAATTTCATTGGAGGTAAGTATGAGAATACAAAAGGATAATATTGCGATTAGAAGTGCTACTGTTGATGATGCCATTCAATTGAATAAGTGTGGAATGATGGTAAAATTATGGAACATGCAGGTTTCCCTAATGGATTGGGAGAATCTCTAGAAGATACTATTGAAAATATCAAAAGTTGGGGAGGGGAATTAGGCCAGCTCTGCATAATAGAGGTTGATGGAAAGCCTATAGGAGAATTGAGCTATAGTATCGAAGGTGATACAGCGTACCCTGGTTGGAAAATATGCGACTTTAACTATCAGAATAAGGGGTATGGGCCTAAAATCATCATGATGCTGTTTGAGTTCCTTTTTGCAGATGAAACCATTAATTCAAAATGTTCAATAGATAAAATTGCTTGGGATACAATCCTTGAAAACAAAAGAGCCCAATATGTTTATGAAAATAAGATTGGAGCTCGTAAGACTGGAGTTAAAGAAAATGCATGGAAAGATCAAACTGGAAAATGGAGAACTGCTGTTTATTATGAATTAAACAGAGAGGAATTCTATAATAGATAAATTTCATTTGTTGCGTAAATAAACTAGCCACTAGTTGGGAAGTAATGCCTATATAGTATCAAGAATAGCATGTAAATTATTAAGACAAATATGTGTAAATTCATAACATAGGGGGGATAAAATAGGTGGATAAGCAATATTTAATAAAAATTGCAGAGGACTTTGTTGAGAATTCAGAAGATAATTACATATCAAAGGAAATTGCTATTTCAGAAAATGTTGTAGGAATGAAAATTTTTGGAACTCCAATTTTTGCATTTGGTTCCGCAGATGATGAGTACTTTACATTATTGAAACAGCCATCAGCAATAGGGGAACACTTTATGGTTCCAAAAGAATGGTTACCACAATCCAGGACTGTTATATCATTCTTTTTACCATTTAGCGAAGCAGTTAAAATGGGAAATAGAATGGAGAAGTCATGGCCTTCTGAAGAATGGCTTCATGGACGTATTGAAGGTCAGGCTTTTGTAAATAAATTGTGTATGAATTTAAAATCTGTATTAACAAATGCAGGATATTGTAGTCTTGTACCTGCTTTAGATGAAAGATTCTGGTCTAATAACCATAGTACTCAACACAAAACAAAATTTACAAGCAATTGGTCTGAAAGGCATGTTGCATTCGTGTGTGGACTTGGAACCTTCGGACTTTCTAAAGGACTTATAACACCAAAAGGTGTAGCTGGAAGATTTGGTAGTATTATAACAGAATTATATTTATCACCTGACAAGAGAGAATACAAAAATATATATGAGTACTGTTCAATGTGCGGTAAATGTGTAAAGAAATGTCCAGTAAATGCAATAACCATAGAAAATGGTAAAAATCATCATATATGCTCTGTATTTTTAGACATAACAAGTGAAAAGTACAAACCTAGATATGGTTGTGGAAAATGCCAGGTAGAAGTACCTTGTGAGTCTAGGATACCTTAGTGTATTGTATTAAACTGATTATACAAAGCAGGATTGGATAAAAGCTTTCCTATCATGCAAAACAAGTTTTTTAAACAATGACATACCATTTTATAAGGAGATGAATACATGGATATAAAAGAGATACATGAAAAGGAGCAAAAAAGAGAAATATCCGCCTATATTGTCCTAATATAATAAACTCTTGCTCTTTTAAATAATCTCTTGCGCACTGCTTAAGGATTAAGGAAAAAGGAAAGGAAGGACAATAATAAAAAGTAAAAATTAAGAAATAAAACAAGGATAAAAGGTTGAAATTATGAGGAAAACTCTCCAATAATTCAATCATTTTATCCTTCTTTTTTCCAACAAACCTTATCCCTTTCCCCTACTCCTTAACCCTGCTTCTATCAAATCTTTATTCAAATTTTAATATAGTTTTGCTTCAAACTTGTGGAATAAACTGGGAAAAATCAAGAGAGAAAAGCAAGACTTTATTAAATTTGGAACGAAGTTATGCGGGTTTGAGGGGGATGAAAAAGCAAAAGTTTATTATAAAGGAACATAGTTAGGACAGGATATAGGTAAAAAATAAAAAATAAATTTTAAGCTATGTAAGAAATTAGAAAAGCTTATTTTTTAAGGGTAAAGGATTAAATGTAAAGGGGCATAAATATATATCAGGTATATTTTATTTTTTATGCCCTATTTTTTTACATATATTATGTTATTCTTTTAATAAAAAGGGGAGGCTATTATGGATAAAATGCTAGAATTAGAAGAAAACATCAGAGGTGAAAAATTTTTTGAGCTATTGGATTTATGTTTTAAGGTATCTACATATTTTTCATTAACAGCTAGCCCAATAGAAGAATTTAGAAACTCTAAAAATCATACTGATTTTCTAAAAAAGCTTGAACCATTTTACATCAAATCAAAAAGGGTAAACCATTGGCATCGTCACTATTACCTTACAGAAGAAAATGCAAGAACAGTCCATATCTTCAGAGCAGATGAAAAAGCAAAAGATATTATTAAAAGTAAATTTAATAATTTGCTTTTACATATACTGATTAATGGGAGATATAGTCTTGGAGACTTACCAGAAGACTTATGCTTTTTTATTGATAATAAAATGTTCTTAGGGACTCTTTCACATGAGCATTATGCTACAGCATATCCTTATAATGAGGAAATATGCGAAGCTTTGTTAAAGCTAGGCAAATGGGAGGTCGTTGAATATTCGGATGAAGAACAAATAATATTAGATTTGTAATTAAAACAAACAACAAGACCTAATGTGTATCCAAATCAAAAAAAGAATGCTCTTTTCTGGCAAGAGTAAAAAATATTAAAATATATTAAATATAAATAGAAATTCAACTATAACAAAAAATATTAATATTGCTATATATTTATTTTTCTCTTTATCAATATCCTCAGTTTTAACTTTGAAAAATGATAATGATAATTTTAAAAAGCCTATAGGATATAGAACAAGTATTAAAAGCTTGTCAATAATATCATAGTGAATTCTATGGCTTGAAGGGTATGTTTTTGAAAATACTAGATATAAATATAAAACATATGAAAACATTGTTCTTAAAGTGACTTTTTTATTTTTATATACTCTATAAAAAGAGAACAAAATAGAAAATGGGATTAATATTTTTCTGAAGATAAAAATTACAGCTTCTTCACTCATTTTTACCTCCTACTTAATTTTCATATTAACTATTCCATTGTAGATATAAATATTCTAATATATTGAAAAGAATAAGGCCATGACAAATTTTCATATATATGCCCTGCACTTTTTATTTTACATATTATATGATTAAAGAAAAAGGGGAGAAAAATATTGATTATATGGTTTTTTATTTTATTAATTTTATTCTATATTAATCATATATTAATCATAAAAAAGATAACAAATAATCAAAGAATCATTGGCAATGCGATATTTGGATGCGTATTAATACCTGTTATAATAATATTATATATTTATTTATTCTAGATAAAATCAAAGTACGCCTTATTTTATGTTTTAAGCTATTTTATTTGAAGAAAAACATATATTATCAGATTCAGAGCAATTTTGGAGAAAACCAAGAAAATCTTGCAAACATAAAAACCAGTAAAGTCTACTGGTTTTTATGTTAGTAGGTATAGAATTGAAAAGTTAATGTGCCATCATAGAATCCGTGCCACCATACAACATCATCAATTACTTCTGCTCTGATATAGTATATCTGTAGTATTCCTCTAAAAACAGCACCATCTGAAGGACGATAGTATGTATACTTCATGTATGCAGGGACATCTTCACCATCTAGATAGTAATCACCTTTGATTCTTGTAACAAATATCGTTTCCGTAGCATTATCTTCAGTTTCTTGATTGATATTTAAATTATCAATTATAGCTGTATCTTCACCCATGTTCGATTATCCTTGCAAAACTTTCTTTACTGGGTAAAATGGGAATTAGGTAAATAGAGGATTTGAGAAGAATAGTCGTTGCAGGACTTTTTTGCTACATATAGTTAGAACAGGAAAAAATAAGAGTACTTTTTACAGTTAAAGCAAATAGGAAAAAGGTGGGAAATAAAATGTTAATAATAGAGAAACTTGATAAATTAGCATCTATTGATGAGATAAAGGATGAAAATAAAATTAAAGTATACAATACATTGCTAAACTTTTCAGAATATATTAGTCTAGTAGTAAGTAAGAACATAGAATTAAGCATATATTCATTAGAGGATGAAAAAGTACCAGAGGAAATAGAAGAAAAATATGAAGAGTGCATAGAAGGCATTGTATTTTTAAATAGTTTGTCTGAGAAATATCTGGGCGAAAGAATTTATGATAAGGAATTTAACAGGAGTGAAGTAGAAAGATTTATGCATAAAATAATTGATGAGATATTCAGAAACAGGAAGATTAGAAGATAGGATATTAAGGCAGGAAAAGATAGGATTTTGGAATATGGGTAAAGGAGAACAAATATATGAAATAAGCGAATAGATTTAAAGTATATAGAATAAAAACATTACTTATGGTACAATATTCAAAAATAGAAAGTTTTACAAAGGAGGTTAAATATGCACAAACATATAAAACACTTAATCCTATTAACCATAATCCTTGTAGGACTGTCTAGTTTAGGTCTTATAGGTTGTGCTGAAAATCATAAGTCCTACAACATAAATATAACCATAGATGGAAAACCTGTTAACTTTACAAAGGACTTAGGTTATCCATATTTAACAAAAACTCAACGCACAATGGTGCCAATCCGTATTATATCTGAAAATATGGGATACAATGTAGATTGGAGTAAAGATACTTGGCATCAAGGTATAAGAAAAGTATGGATAAACAATAACACCAATAGAATTGAGCTTGAAATAGGAAAGAGTACTGCAATTGTAAACGGAAAATCTGTTCCTATTGACAGAGATGAGAAAACTGGAAAACCAGTTGAAACAAAAGCAGAATTAATAGGAGCCAGGACTTATGTGCCACTTAGATTTATAACAGAAGCAATGGGTGGTAAAGTAGAGTACGAATGGAAAGATGGCAATCATTATATCGATATTATAACAGGAAAAGATGTAGAAGAACCAAAAGAAGGTGGAACTTATAGTGGAATAACTTTTGACCCTAAGAAGGATGTATTAAATGACGGTAGCGGAAGAATGAGCGAAGAAAAAACAAAAGAATTCTTAGCTAAAGTAATTGCAAATAGTAAGTTCTACAAAGAAAATGGAAAATACTACTTCAAATATGATAAAGTAGATGTACCAGAAGGATATACAGTTGGAATGGGTTTTAGTGTTTTTACTAAATCAGGTTCAGGAGTAGTTGGAGTTTTCCTAAGTCCAAACCCATTTATTAACCCAGAGGAAAACAAAATACCAATAGGTCAAAGTTTTGTTAGACAAATAAGAAATGATGCAGTGGAAAATTCTGACTTAATTATGTTCCAAATAGCTATAGTTAAAGATGGCTATAATGAAAAAGTTTATGGAGGAAGAAGTTCTTCTATAAGTTATAAAATCAATTATGACCCAATAAAAGGAACTG includes these proteins:
- a CDS encoding GNAT family N-acetyltransferase, whose translation is MAYEVRRAVKDDAKALANIIVESWRSAYSKIIPEDEIIRFLDKDRRQKQFEKFIEDGEIVLIGIHDGVPCGLVFANKGNDEQLEDCGSIYSMYLLKEYWGKGLATQLMDSVIKILKDEGCKQVSLWVYEANVRARRFYEKCGFGFDGTKKYSHFSNKPVELRYKRQI
- a CDS encoding copper amine oxidase N-terminal domain-containing protein, translating into MHKHIKHLILLTIILVGLSSLGLIGCAENHKSYNINITIDGKPVNFTKDLGYPYLTKTQRTMVPIRIISENMGYNVDWSKDTWHQGIRKVWINNNTNRIELEIGKSTAIVNGKSVPIDRDEKTGKPVETKAELIGARTYVPLRFITEAMGGKVEYEWKDGNHYIDIITGKDVEEPKEGGTYSGITFDPKKDVLNDGSGRMSEEKTKEFLAKVIANSKFYKENGKYYFKYDKVDVPEGYTVGMGFSVFTKSGSGVVGVFLSPNPFINPEENKIPIGQSFVRQIRNDAVENSDLIMFQIAIVKDGYNEKVYGGRSSSISYKINYDPIKGTAFNYEQDKWGNGHMVPFDASSIFDI
- a CDS encoding 4Fe-4S binding protein, whose amino-acid sequence is MDKQYLIKIAEDFVENSEDNYISKEIAISENVVGMKIFGTPIFAFGSADDEYFTLLKQPSAIGEHFMVPKEWLPQSRTVISFFLPFSEAVKMGNRMEKSWPSEEWLHGRIEGQAFVNKLCMNLKSVLTNAGYCSLVPALDERFWSNNHSTQHKTKFTSNWSERHVAFVCGLGTFGLSKGLITPKGVAGRFGSIITELYLSPDKREYKNIYEYCSMCGKCVKKCPVNAITIENGKNHHICSVFLDITSEKYKPRYGCGKCQVEVPCESRIP
- a CDS encoding GNAT family N-acetyltransferase, with amino-acid sequence MEHAGFPNGLGESLEDTIENIKSWGGELGQLCIIEVDGKPIGELSYSIEGDTAYPGWKICDFNYQNKGYGPKIIMMLFEFLFADETINSKCSIDKIAWDTILENKRAQYVYENKIGARKTGVKENAWKDQTGKWRTAVYYELNREEFYNR
- a CDS encoding CPBP family intramembrane glutamic endopeptidase → MNLTTISIRTSVSMIVIYLIVCGIIPTVLDRMVWRTLRDDISSWINLLTLIVINTMFLLALIRRYKLKVNYFSNITLKGILLAFACSVLFYFLLDKFLDPFFDSIFTRSAAEYSKAIHQLQQYPVVSFIRVCLLAPVVEEILIRGIILNSLLNKYDIALSLFISTLLFAILHFNFLQTISAIICGIILGLLYISTGSLFNCILAHSLYNAISYFANISVQNFHST